The DNA segment CGGGTTGTCTCTGGAGAGGGGCTGGAAGGTCccaggggtgcaggaggaggatgggctGCCTGGTCCTGACAGCTGGCTGacatcctgccccagccccggagTCGCTGATGCAAGCGCTGGAGGACCTGGACTACCTGGCCGCCCTAGATGATGATGGGAACCTGTCAGAGGTGGGGATCATTATGTCAGAGTTCCCCCTGGACCCCCAGCTCTCCAAGGCGCTCATCGCCTCCTGCGAGTTCGACTGTGTGGAGGAGATGGTCAGCCTGGCTGCCATGCTCACAGGTACCATGCCTAGGGGCTTGgagcctgctctgctgctggcgCAGGCCATGATGCAGCCCACAGAGAGCCAGCACTGGCAGGGTCTATGCTGGCGGGCACGTGGTGACCTTTGCTCTGTGCCATCCCCAGCTTCCCCCTGCTTTGTGCCCCCTTCCACGCACCTGGAGGAGGCGGTGACCATGCGCCGGCGCGCCCTGCTTCACCCGGACGGAGACCACTTCACCCTCATCAACATCTTCAACGCCTTCCAGCAGCGTGAGTGCCAGGCAGGGGCTCAACTGCTGGCGGGCTGCACACCCTGCGGGTGTCCCACAGCTCCCTCGCGCGTCCCCTGCTCCTTTTAGGAGCAAGCAAGCACTGCAGCCACGTTTGTGACCCCATCCAGGTGCCCCAGCCTTGGCTGTGAaggggtcccagccccagcctgggggccGTGCTCTCTGCAcagtccctgtccccactgcacTGAGGGGACGCAGTCTAAGGGTGCAGCGGTGCCTGGTTTCATGGCctgggagcccccagcccagccagaccACCTGCTTCCGTGTGGGGTCTTTGTTCATCCACCCCGTCCCCGCGCTGCTGACCCCGCTCTCCCCGCAGACAAAGCGGACGAGGGCTGGTGCCGCAAGCACGCGGTGAGCGGGGAAGCGCTGCGGCTGGCGGGCATCGTGCGGGCAGAGCTGTTGGAGGTGATGCAGCGCATCGAGCTGCCCGTCTCACCCCCCGCCTTCGGCACTGACACCAACGTGCTCAACATCCAGAGAGCGCTCATCTCGGGCTACTTCCTCAAGGTTTGCCGGGGGGCTAGGGGGGGGctcggctgcggggccgggggtcgtgccagccagccctgctcccctcgTGCTCCACTCCCCAGGTGGCACGGGACATCGACGGCTCCGGCAACTACGTGATGCTGACGCACAAGCACGTGGCCCACCTGCCCCCCGCCTGCTGCTACCTGTTGCGGCAGCCCCCTCAGCGCCTGCCCCCCTGGGTCCTCTACCACGAGTTCACCATCTCGCAGGACAACTGCCTCCGCATAGTCTCAGAGATCCAGCCCCAAATGTGAGGAtcttggggatggggagggacaggtTGTGCCCGGGCTGTATCCGTGCATGGCTCCGGAGCTGGCATTGGCCAGCTGGCCTCTCCTGTGGGCAGGTGGAGCGTGTGGGGGAGCAAAGGAGGCTGTTCTAGGGAGGACCCTGGAGCTGGCTGCCCCTCCTTGACAccctctgtccctgcaggctgGTGGAGCTGGCACCCCAGTACTATCTCAGCAACCTGCCACCCAGCGAGAGCCGTGATCTGCTGATGGAGCTACGGGAGAAGGTGGTGGCCGTGGAGGATGTGCCGGCAGTGCCAGAGCCGCTGGGAGAGGCGGCTagtgaggaggatgaggagagggaAGTCTGCGTGCTGCAGTGAGCTGGAGCCACCGGAGCTCCTGTGTCGGGGCTGCCTGGGCTTGGCTGTGACCGCCAGGGACAGgagagccccgggggggggctgtgctgctgtgggGGCCGACCCGATGCCCAGGGAGGTGCAGGTAgagcctgctgctgccacagctctGTGCCACAGTCGTCATGCCAGTGGCCACGGGACCGGCCCCCGGCATctcccctggggacagagcccAGTTTGGGGGAGCGCTGGCCCCAGACCTGGGGAGTCGTGCATGCCCTCCACAACTGGGCTCCTTCACCCCGTGtttcccctggggctgctgcggggctggggctgccggcccTGCCTGTCCCGCTCCCCCCACGCCGAGGTGGGGGAGCAGCGCCCCGAGGCTGAGGGGCCGCTTGTGGGTCTCTCCTGTATAAAGTTTTGTGATCTTTGCTCCTGGCTTCACGTCGTGATTGCGGCCGAGAAGAGATCCAGTGagtgctccccccagccctcacgCCCCTGTGGGGCAGCTCTATGCCCCCTACCCCGCCCCCACCAAGACTCCCTTCTCCCAGGGGGGTTTCTGAACATGAGGCATCCCTGGTCTTTCTAACCTCCCGCCTCCGGTTCTGGGTTAGCGTCCCACTGTCACCGGCCACGCCGACACGCCGAGGGGCAGCCCTGGCCTTTGCGGTGGGTCTTCCCCTCCCTGGTCGCGCGCTTTTCTGCAGAAGTGAAGGGGAAGCTGCGGCcagcggcgggagggggcgcgTGGCAGTCTGGATGTGCAGCCAGTTTCTGCTCCCCCCAGGATGGGACAAGGCACGGATGGTCTCCCGGGGTGAggtgctcccctccctccccctcctcagggtccccctgcctgccctggggtcctctccagctttcctgcaaGTCCCACTCCTCTTGCAGCTCCCTGGCACCACAGCCAAGGGATGAGTTTctgcctggggggctgggggtccaAGCATGggtgctgtgctccagcccctaCCCCAGGACAGACCCCTTGTCATGGGCATGgggctgctccatcccagcaGCTGAACCCCGtgtccctctcctttccttcctccttccctccgcccTTTCCTCCCCGCAGCCCACGTGTGGGAGCTCCACTGTTCTCGGGAAGGGGCCCGGAGGCTCCGCTGCCCTGTCCCTACCCGCAGCGCCTCGAAGTTGGGGTGGAAAGGTGCAGGCTGGGCCTCCCCCCAGGCTCCTCAGAGCCCAAACTTCCCCTTCGCTTTCTAGGAACTGCAGAAAGTACGTGAGCGGGAGCAGCAGGGCGCAACTCACGCCTCCTCACCCTCGGGCCGCCTGCCCTTGGGATgggggggctgccctgtgccctTTCTTTGGGCTGGGGCCGCAGGcggtgggggccggggccggtgcccaGTGTGGGCACAGGGGCTGTGCCTCGCCGGGCTGAGCGGAGGCAGccgtgcagcagagctgggctagTGCTCCCAGGGACGGCGAAGAGAAGGCTGgtggctgtggctgcctctgtccccacgtccctgtcccGGCACAGCGTTCTGTGGGACAAGCGGCCAGCGCAGCTGCGTagccctgggagggagggaaagggccAGACAGCCAGTGCTACCCGTGCCTGGCTGGGTGCAGCACGCTGAGCCTCTGCAGGGACCCCTGTCCTCAGGGACACACCACAGCCCAACTGGCCAGGGCCAAGGACCACGCCTGCCCCTCTTCGGACCTCCAGGATAGGCTCTGCTGGACTTCGGTGGTCCCTTCCCCACGCCCCATCCCCTGCTCCGCCACAGCAAGGGGCTGTGGGTGCTCCATGTGGCACGCAGTGATGTGAAAACCCTAAAAGCTCAGGACCGCTCTGTGGGAGCTGGGAGCACCCGGAGCTCCGTCACTATCCCAGTGCCCAGCTGTTCCAGGGAGGAGACCCATCCTCACTGCCCCCATGATGCCCACGGTCAGGGCAGGGCCAGCGGGTCCCCGGAGCCCCCCGGCTTGGGAAGTACCCATGGTGAGTCCCAGAaaggctggggctgggtgggtcGGGGGCTGAGCATGGGTCCTGGCTCGCAGCTCCTCCCCGTGCAGCTTTCACCTCTTCTGAGAACTGTGATGCTTCTGCGGTTTGGCTTCACCTTGGGGCAGCCCCGCGGGGTCCCGGCTCAGTATATACCCAGctgcctgccacccccagcccatgCAGAGCCCACCGGAGCAGCGCACACCACGGCCACAAGGTAAGCACAGCACGGAGGGCTGCCGGGGGCGCGCTTGCACTGCAGCCCCGGGAGGGTTTGGGCACCAGGGACCCCCGGGAAGGTGCTGCTCCAGGCGGACACTGCAGCCCCCTGCCAGGGGGGACACCCAAGGGGGCCACAGTGGGAAGGGTTGGGGTGTCGCATCGGCTGCCTGGCCCTGTGTGGGGCTCTCCCCACACTGCACCGCTCCCCGTCTTACCCTGCCCTTACTGGTCCTGCTGGCTGCATCCCATCTTGGCCGGGTCTCCTTCCCCTGGGGTACGGCTGTCCACCGCTCCCCGGCATGAggctgcccttccccttcccctaccactgcccttcccctcccagatgctggtgctggtggggctgaTGCTGTGCCTCGCTCCTGCGGACGCCCTGACTGCCTTCCCCCCAAAGTGTGAGTCCTGCCCCACCTGGGCACAGGGGAGGCCTTGGAGGGGAGacaccccggggaggggggcggggggacagacAGACAATACAAGACCCccacagcagctggagggagcggggagcgccggcatcctccatccctctgatacGGGGCAACATGAGCCCATCGGGGCAGCCCTTCTGGTGGGGTGCGGAGGTAGAAGATGGGCATGAAAGCGCATGAAAGGTGGGGATGGGGTGGATGTGGGGTgatggggcagggtgggatggaTGTGGTGTGATGAGGAAGGGTGGGGACTGTGGGGAAGGATAGATGCGGTGTGTCGGGACAAGATGGTGTGGGAGATAGGCTGCCCACACCATAGCCGATCTCTGACCCCAGTCTCTGCCCTTCACCTCCAGTTCAGGTGGGGAAACTGAACGGGAACGTGGTGTTGAAATGCAACACCTCGGAGCAGCAAGTAACCTGGAGACAGAACGGGGACACGGAGCTCATGGCCGAGTTTGACGCTCAGGGACAGACTCTCACCATCTCTGGCTTGGACCTGCCAGCCACGGGCAACTacagctgctgggctggcacTGTCCTGCTGGATGCCACCTACCTGGTGGTCAGCAGACCCCGTACGTGGAGCTGGGCATGCACGAGGGGGCTGGCATGGCCGGGTGGGGGAGCCGCGACTGAGGAAGCAAGGGGGTGGATGGGGAgtgatggggcagggagggcgaTGCAGGGAGTtgggggcaggctggggaccAGGAGATGCTCTTGGCATCTGCAGATGTTTGTGCCCAGCCCCTGGGGCTATGGGGATGCActgggcagggctgaggggggcCAGGGGGAGCCCAGCCATGGGGCAGCCTCACCTGTGCCAGGGAAGAGGCAGCCCCTGAGGTGTTGCCCCTTGGCCCCACCAGGCGAGAAAAGGATGAACGTCTCCTGCCAGGCTGAATCCTACCGTGGCTCCTTCCACTGCTCCTGGACTGGCCCCCACTCCGCCGTTTTCCGCGCCCGCCTCACACGCAGGTGGGTGCCACAGAAACCCCCCAACCCAGCCCCAGACCCGTGGCCACCCAGCCCTCACATCTGCCTCCCCCCAACAGCGACGGCTCCTCGGGGGAGTGGGTGCCAGCGACTGGCCGCCATGGCCAGTTCAACGCCAGCTTTGTGGACCCCTCCTTCTGCCCTTTCGCTGAGGAGCTGCACCCGCTGGAGCTGCACCTGGAGGGGCTCTCAGACACCTCCTACCTCAACTTCTCCATCCACTTCTTCATCCGTGACATTGGTGAGTTCAGAccagtggggggggtgggtggttcTCGGGGCACTGAGTGCCCCGTGGgagggctcagccctggggctgggcagtgCTGCCCCatgctgagccctgctctgcccgcAGTGCGGCCCGACCCGCCACGGGAGCTGACTGTGCAGCGGCGGGGGGAGCAGCTCTACTTGGCCTGGGCGCCCCCGGCCTCCTGGCCGCTCCCCAAATCCTACTTTGCCCTGCTCTACCGGCTGCAGTACGAGCTCCCCAACGGCACCCAGGTAACTGCGGGATGCCTGTGCCTCGCTTGTCTTTGCGTGTGCCACCCCATGTCCTCACTCTGCTGTGcccatcctctccctgccccagccccagccccagcctggactCCTCCCTCCACCCAGGGGTGCCATTGGGAACAGGGACTTGCTGGGGGGCTCAGCAATGGCCCCCTCCCCACTGCgctgcttccttccctccttgGGGTGGTGAGTTGTCACTCCTGGCCGTCACCTCTGCTGCCCACCCCTCCCTGCAGTGCCCACGCAAAGCAGCATCACTGCCCGGGTTGGGGAGGTGCCGGTGTCTCCCACTCCTTTgcccccagcaccaagccctgctcctgccctctcccaccttccccgcaGCCTCGCCTCCCTCAGTACCCATGCCAGATACCCCCGGTGCTGGGGTGCTCCCTGAGGCCACGACCTGCCCTGCTTTGCAGGTCGACAAGTACATGGAGGGCGCAGAGGAGACACAGTTGCAGGAACGTGCGCAGCGGGTGCGCATCAGCTGCCAGGACCCTTACATCAACACCGCCTGGAGCCCCTGGAGCGCCTGGCAGGATGTCGATGCTGCCCAGCAGCGCCAGCTCCGAGGGCGCTGACCCCCTGCACAGACACCCCCTTCCCCCTTGTGCCCATCCCCTACCCCACTGCACCCTGTgcatggggacacccagggctgggggggcaccacCCGTGTGTGGCAGCCACAGGCAGCCAACACCAACCTTCCCATTCTCTTGTGTGGTTTGGAAGAGGCATTTTACCTCTGATAAAAAGAGCTGTGTTTGGCTTTACTACGACGAACCTTGGTCAGTCtttgtgtggggtggggggggggtgctgggccaCCTGGCCCCCAGACTCTGTGGACTCCAGCTGGGCACACCACAGGcagggctcctgcctgccctgcccttctGCTCAAGGTGCCCAGACTGGCCCCTGCCCCACGGCGAGCCACAGGCTTGTGCAAGGACACCACTGCCCCCTGAGGGGCCCCCACTCCCTGAGGCTGTTGGGCTCAGCCTGGGGGGTCCCTACACACGGCTGAAAACAGACATGTAACACACAAGTGCACACActccagcccagctggggacagcccaggTCAGACGGTCCTATCCTGGGTGGGGGgaccccacatccctgcccaaTTGTCTGCCGGGCCACACGGGCTCTCTGGATGCCCTTTTTCCTCATCAACCCCCCAGGTCTGCCTCCTTTCTGGGGGCTGCTCTGTGGCAACCCCCTGCTGAGGTGCTGCCCTACACCAAGGGGGCATGCCCTGGGGGGTAGcaccctgtccccccatcccaggGTGCAGGATTCCTGCCTGACCCTAGAAATGCCGATCCTGGGGCAGGACACGGCCATGGTGGGGGTGTCACCCACCAGCATTGGTGGAGCACAGTCCCTTCCACCACATGGCCAGACCCCCGCTATGTGTCCCACTTGGCATCCCCATGGGGTGGCCAGTCTGGGGGTAAGGGGCTGCAGCCAGGTGGGAAGGAGTCAAGGCCCCAGAGCCAGGCAGCCCCCGTGGGACACGGGCCGGGCACCCAGGCTCCCACGGAGCCACTCCAggcccctgctctgctgcagaccccGAGAGTGCAGCGGGGTGCCCCGAGAGCAGGGCCCGGCCGGGGGATGCTGCCCCACCACCAGAGACAGGCTGGCTCCAGGTAATGCCACGGGGCTTTATTGAGGTGCTTCCGCACGGGCCAGGGCCAggaccccagccccgctgctgctccGGAGAGGCTGGTGAGAGTGTGCGGCCCCGTGGGCGCTGCCCTCCTGGGGAGATGGGGCCTCCAGGGGTGTGAGTCTGGGGAACCCAGGTAGCCAGGGGTCCCAGGAGTCCAGGGGTCCCATGGCACAGGGGGACAGAAGGACCAGGGCACCAGGATTCCAGAGGGTCCAGGGGTCCCATACCCTGGGCATCCAGGGGTGGAGGTCCTAAGGCCCAGGTGAGTGGGGACTCGGGGGACCCCAAGGGTGCAGAAGTCCGAGGTCTGGTGGCCCGGGCGTGGGGTCCCGCAGCGGTGCCGGGGGTCCCGTCACGGTGGGGCCAGGCAGCCCAAGCGCAGCTCTTCACgctccagcatctccctgcaAGAGACAGGCTCGGGCTGAACCCCGcgcccacccccgccccgcccacccccccccaccccccgccccgcgtaCCGGTAGGCGGCGATCTCCGCCTCCAGCGCCATCCGCAGCCGCAGCAGCGCCGGGTACTCCCGCAGGCACCGGGCCATCTCCGCCTCCGCCTCGCCGATCTCCCGCTCCAGCTCCGCCACCCGCTCCTGCCGGCCGGGCCGTCAGCAacgcccgggacccccccggcccgctccgcACGGACCCCGGGCCCCTGCACCGACTCCAGCCCCCCACGGAACCCCGGACCCCGACCCCCGCATCGCACGGACCCGGCTTCTCAGCCCCATCCCGACCCCCatcccgctgccctgcccggAACGGCGTCCCCTGCCCTACTtgtacacacacccccccttccccagttcCATCCGGATTCCCAGCCCCATCCCGACCCTCCCTCCGCACTCCTCCGGGCATCCAGGCTCTGCATCCCGGTGTCTcgcccccctcttccccccaacCCAGCCATGTGCCCCCTCCCAAACCGCCCGAGATACTCCCCCCAGGGCACCACCCCATTcccccacccacacacacacaccccccgcacCTGGTACTTGGCGAGCTCCCCGCTGCGCCGGTCCCGCAGCCCCTCCAGTTGCCGGTGCAACGCGCCCACGGCCCCGCGCAGCGCTTCCACCTCGGCAGCGCGGGCGCGCAGCAGCCTCCGGTACCCGGCAGCCTCGGCACGGGCACGGAGCaccgcctcgccgccgccgccgccgcccccccaccgGGACCGGGGCCAGCCCTCGGCCGCGCTCATCCCGGCGGCTCTGCGGCGGCGCCGCCGCAGccgttccccgccccccccacacacccccggTAAAAACGGGGCCACGTCACGGAACCGCAGCCAATCCCGCCGCCGGGGAACCGGCACCGGTtgcccgcctcctcctcccggtAGCcagggcgggggtggggggccggCGGGAGCCTGCCCCCGCCCGCAGCCCTTGGGCTGCGGGCGGGGGCAGGCTCCCGCCGGCCCCCAGGCAGCGTCTGCAGCACCATGGACAGCGGCGGGGtcggagggagggggggtggtggggtcaAGGTCAAGGTCAAGTTTAGGGTCAGAGCCATCGCTATTgaccccacccaccccctccatCATCAACCAGGGCCCCCAGCCGGAGCTGGAGTGGGGTTAAGGTATAGGAGGGGGTCCCCGTCCAGTGCTGGGCACACTCAGGGCATCATcagggaagggcgggggggagggggggaagacatttgctgggggggggtgggtgttcAGCCCCCAGTGgacccctctgcctccccacgAGTGTGCTGTGGGTCACGCCAGATCAAGGTTCAGTCACGAGGCCAAGGTGAAGGGCGTCCTGGGAGCCAGACAGGCACtggcggggggaaggcaggcacaAGGGCAGCCCCGCTCGGGGCGGGGCTGGTGCAGTCCTTTGGTATGCAGGGGCACCCCAAGTCCATCGTGGGGTGCTGCAGGGGCACGTCCAGGCCCAGGGCCGCAGGGAGCTGGCAGACTGGTGGGTGCGGGGGCCAAGAATGCCAGGGAGCCCAGCCCACGGGGCAAATGAGCCCAGTCCATCAGTCTGTCACACcgctggggggactgggggctgcggggccaggTTCCTCGTCCAGCCTGGTGGCCACTGCTGGAAGCCAGAGCTCGCAAACTCCAATCAGGATAAGGCAAGTGTGCGCGGGTGGTGCAGACCCTGTGGTGGCCACCAGcgagggcagggggagccccCATCACCAGGAATGCGGGGGCCCACCACGCACCCCGCTCAGCCCACCCTGGGTGAGATGAGGGCTGTGGCTGCCATCGGGGGAGAGGGGCCTGGCCCAGCTGGGAGAGCCGCTGATGGGCAGGCAGCAGGTCCTGAGCAGGGACCACCCGAGGAGCTGCCCCTGGAGCTaggggccctggggagggggaattgGACTTGCAGAGGCCCACGTGGTGTGGGGGACCCAGCCCTGGGCTCCCGGGGGGGTCCGGGCAAGGGACTGCCCGCAGCAGTGCTCCAGGCAGAGCTTTGAGTCCAATGGCAGGGGAACGTCCGCCCACTCGGAGCTGCGGGGTGGCTGAGGGGGAGCCCAAGGGGGCTGGCCtgcggcagggagggggctgccaatggggagggtctcccaggaagcagcagccccctccccgccgcgggccAGAGGTGCCAGGCTCAGACCCCACCGCGGGCAcccaccgccgcctcccggcATGTCCACAGCTCTCCGGGGGACCTCACaccacagaggccacccctgagACGGACGTCACCTTGTTGTCctcagcccagggctgcaggttCTGCAGGGCGTAGAGGGAGGAGTTGTGCATGCAGAGCGGGTCCTGGGGCAGCGGTTGGCTCAGGCTCTTCTGGAAGGCCTCCTGCTGCAGGTGCAGCATCAGGCGGTTGGCCTGCTGGCGCTCCGCCTCGCGTTCCTCCGCCgtctgcctcctgccagcacaCACGGCCCGTCCGGCACTGCCCCGCTGACCCATCCCTCTCTTGGCACCATGGTGTGCCGGCACGGCGATGCCCCATAgcctctgccccgcagcagcGACCTGCAGCCTCTGCCCACAGTCCgtcctgctgctggcactgccgtgCACCAGTCCGGCAGTGCCCCAcagcctctgccccacagccccatccctctCTCGGCACTGCTGTGCACCAGTCcagcagtgccccacagccccatccctctCTCGGCACTGCTGTGCACCAGTCcagcagtgccccacagccccatccctctCTCGGCACCGCCGTCCCTCACCCAGCCACACACAGGGGATGAAGCGGGGACAGAAACCCCATCTcgccccagcccagcctctgccGGGGGATGACAGCCATGGGAAGCAGTGGTGCCGGAGTGGGACAGCAGGTCGGAGCTGTGGGGGCTGCGGCGGCCACCCCAGGCCTGGCCCCGTTACCTCCACTTGGTGCGGCGGTTCTGGAACCAGGTCTTGACCTGGGCGTCCGTCATCTTGAGGGCCTTGGCCAGGGTGGCGCGCTCGGCCGAGGCCAGGTACTTCTGGCGGTGGAAGCGCTTCTCCAGCTCGCAGATCTGCACCCGGCTGAAGGAGGTGCGCGGTTTCTTCCGCTTGGGCGGCGTGCGGTTCTGGTAGGGGTGCCCGATCCGCCGGGTCGCCGCAAAGGGCGACAGCGCGGCTGCGGGCagagggggggtgaggggtggcTCAGGGAGGCCCACGGGATGGGCAGAGCCCCCACTGAGGGCAGGGCGGGAgcgggcacagccccggcagcGCGGGAGCCCAGGGGGGTGCtcggggccatggggacaggaaGCTCCGGGGGGGCCGCCAGCGCTGcctggcagagaggaggggaggaggagaccCCGAGTCGTCCCcagctgcaccagggacacgtgGTGCAGCTCAAGATGTGGCAAGAGGGTCCATCCCCAGCCCACGGCCATGTCCCCATTGCTCCCCCAGCCTGGCGGGTGGGGAACAGGACCAGTGGGGCGGCCGGGTAGACCCGGTCCCAGAGCTGATGCGGAGCCAGCGAGGCTCCTGGCATCACaaacccccccttccccatgtgctgagccctgctgcagccccagaggaGCCTCC comes from the Chroicocephalus ridibundus chromosome 5, bChrRid1.1, whole genome shotgun sequence genome and includes:
- the LOC134515835 gene encoding interleukin-12 subunit beta-like, which codes for MLVLVGLMLCLAPADALTAFPPKFQVGKLNGNVVLKCNTSEQQVTWRQNGDTELMAEFDAQGQTLTISGLDLPATGNYSCWAGTVLLDATYLVVSRPREKRMNVSCQAESYRGSFHCSWTGPHSAVFRARLTRSDGSSGEWVPATGRHGQFNASFVDPSFCPFAEELHPLELHLEGLSDTSYLNFSIHFFIRDIVRPDPPRELTVQRRGEQLYLAWAPPASWPLPKSYFALLYRLQYELPNGTQVDKYMEGAEETQLQERAQRVRISCQDPYINTAWSPWSAWQDVDAAQQRQLRGR
- the LOC134515828 gene encoding alpha-internexin-like is translated as MSAAEGWPRSRWGGGGGGGEAVLRARAEAAGYRRLLRARAAEVEALRGAVGALHRQLEGLRDRRSGELAKYQERVAELEREIGEAEAEMARCLREYPALLRLRMALEAEIAAYREMLEREELRLGCLAPP
- the TLX2 gene encoding T-cell leukemia homeobox protein 2, yielding MEVAALAREGGGQGPPPHEPISFGIDQILGGPEPAGGGAGPARAAGEPDYGLYGGGYGPACSLGSYNLNMSMNVSVNVTPAPAAPPAGVIRVPAHRPAPAAPPAAPPPVPGLSGLTFPWMETTRRIAKDRLSAALSPFAATRRIGHPYQNRTPPKRKKPRTSFSRVQICELEKRFHRQKYLASAERATLAKALKMTDAQVKTWFQNRRTKWRRQTAEEREAERQQANRLMLHLQQEAFQKSLSQPLPQDPLCMHNSSLYALQNLQPWAEDNKVTSVSGVASVV